One segment of Salvelinus fontinalis isolate EN_2023a chromosome 12, ASM2944872v1, whole genome shotgun sequence DNA contains the following:
- the LOC129867196 gene encoding zinc finger protein 260-like, which yields MVKMATIYNMFQSETTSIMAFVVETAMTEIYKFLPNSDANNDVNPGRELCTIMNLLMGEGIRKVCQLFLVASSRLQNENEKLKTKVEQMDEYMKEITEKAEHYRTSLAKVEAEPKVQTPTHVLHNGMIFAIKPVDLPLLPGMTAALALPGNVSQANTVTNATSVCAGPAKVCSKPTETTSLEYDSSLGDTHGLNTEPSPRDTESNVEHMRAALPEGTDNGRDNHKRHKNSNTTNGTGSTENKRFKCDVCEKTFSKKELLRVHKLIHTKPFKCDICEKTFSRKGLLEGHKLIHTRPFTCDICDKTFSLNRMLLRHKLIHTGERPFACGQCGKTFRMSKQLERHMLHHKENHFSCKVCGNTFSTKTDLTQHRLVHAVERPFKCLTCGKGFTKRTILMGHERIHTGEKPYSCAECGKSYRQSYDLRIHMRRHTGADIRPHLCSECGKSFRTKSVLEKHKRIHTGEKPFKCETCGAAFGHKGNLVRHQVLHTGERPYKCKVCGKSYPQSTDLKAHMHRHGATKPFMCDLCGKTFIYNYQMRQHNLQWHIAEGDKVPGREGISTKPFSCKICLNGFSSMLTLKKHKEIHTGQKQYSCSICGKTIAYKNAFDYHMRVHSGVKPHECKYCGRKFILKQALQGHERTHTGEKPFKCSYCDKTFAVNTNLKRHERIHTGEKPFKCDVCGRGFSQANNVKAHMQVHTGVRPYYCKRCGKGFSDIRHYKNHSCDGVAVTRTHCDGDNYRKSSDGTFRSRKGGRQECLP from the exons ATGGTCAAAATGGCTACAATTTACAATATGTTCCAGTCAGAAACAACATCGATTATGGCCTTCGTCGTCGAGACGGCAATGACAGAAATATACAAATTTTTGCCAAACTCTGACGCTAACAACGACGTTAATCcggggagagag CTCTGCACCATTATGAATTTGTTGATGGGGGAGGGTATTCGTAAAGTCTGCCAACTATTTCTAGTGGCCTCCTCACGTTTGCAAAATGAAAACGAGAAATTGAAGACCAAAGTGGAGCAGATGGATGAATATATGAAGGAAATTACTGAGAAGGCTGAACATTATAGAACGTCTCTGGCTAAAGTGGAGGCAGAACCGAAAGTACAGACGCCAACCCATGTTCTGCACAACGGAATGATCTTTGCAATAAAACCAGTTG ATCTCCCATTGTTGCCTGGAATGACAGCGGCTTTAGCGTTGCCAGGGAATGTCAGTCAAGCAAACACAGTCACTAACGCAACATCCGTCTGTGCAG GTCCTGCCAAAGTTTGCAGTAAACCTACAGAGACGACTTCATTGGAGTATGACTCCTCTCTGGGAGACACACATGGACTGAATACAGAGCCCTCACCAAGAGATACTGAATCCAACGTTGAGCATATGAGAGCTGCTCTTCCAGAGGGCACCGACAACGGTAGAGACAACCATAAAAGACATAAAAACAGTAATACTACTAATGGGACAGGATCCACAGAAAACAAACGCTTCAAGTGTGATGTTTGTGAGAAGACATTCAGCAAGAAAGAGTTGCTGAGAGTTCACAAGCTAATCCACACAAAACCTTTCAAGTGTGACATTTGTGAGAAGACCTTCAGCAGGAAAGGGTTACTGGAAGGTCATAAGTTAATTCACACAAGACCCTTCACCTGTGACATTTGTGACAAGACCTTCAGCCTGAACCGCATGCTGTTACGTCACAAGctaattcacacaggagagaggccaTTTGCTTGTGGTCAATGTGGCAAAACATTCAGAATGTCCAAGCAGCTCGAACGTCACATGTTGCATCACAAAGAAAACCATTTCAGTTGCAAAGTCTGTGGAAATACATTCTCTACCAAGACAGATCTGACACAACATCGGCTAGTTCATGCAGTGGAGAGACCGTTCAAGTGCCTGACTTGTGGAAAGGGTTTCACAAAAAGGACCATACTTATGGGGCACGAGAGAATCCACACCGGTGAAAAACCATACAGCTGTGCtgaatgtgggaagagttacAGACAGTCTTATGACCTAAGAATTCATATGCGAAGACATACAGGTGCAGACATACGTCCACACTTGTGCTCGGAGTGTGGTAAGAGCTTTCGGACAAAATCCGTCCTCGAAAAGCACAAGCGAATTCATACAGGGGAGAAGCCATTTAAATGTGAGACCTGTGGAGCTGCTTTTGGCCATAAAGGAAACCTTGTGAGACACCAAGTGCTTCACACGGGGGAGAGACCATACAAATGTAAAGTGTGTGGGAAAAGCTACCCTCAGTCCACCGACTTAAAAGCTCACATGCACCGTCATGGGGCAACCAAACCATTTATGTGTGACCTATGTGGAAAGACTTTTATTTACAATTACCAAATGAGACAACACAATCTACAATGGCACATAGCTGAAGGAGATAAGGTTCCTGGGAGAGAGGGAATATCAACAAAGCCATTCAGTTGCAAAATATGTTTGAACGGCTTCAGCTCCATGCTAACTCTGAAAAAGCATAAagaaattcacacaggacaaaaGCAATATTCTTGTTCCATTTGCGGAAAGACCATTGCATATAAAAATGCTTTTGACTATCACATGAGAGTTCACAGTGGAGTGAAGCCCCATGAATGTAAATACTGTGGAAGGAAATTTATTCTGAAGCAAGCTCTTCAAGGACATGAGCGGACCCATACAGGTGAAAAACCCTTCAAATGCAGTTATTGTGACAAGACTTTCGCAGTCAACACCAATCTGAAAAGGCATGAGCGAATCCACACGGGAGAGAAGCCATTCAAATGTGATGTCTGCGGGAGAGGTTTCAGCCAAGCCAACAATGTTAAAGCCCACATGCAAGTCCACACTGGAGTTAGGCCTTACTATTGCAAGAGATGTGGAAAAGGCTTTTCTGACATAAGACACTACAAAAACCATAGCTGTGATGGTGTGGCTGTGACACGCACACACTGTGATGGTGATAATTATCGTAAATCTTCTGACGGCACTTTCAGAAGTAGAAAAGGAGGTAGACAGGAGTGTTTGCCATAA